The following nucleotide sequence is from Coffea eugenioides isolate CCC68of chromosome 3, Ceug_1.0, whole genome shotgun sequence.
TTTCAATCTGCAGCTCTTTTAGTCTGGTGAGGCTACTCATGGATTTGGGTAAATTTTTTAGCTTTTTACAATTGTAGAGGAAGAGTCGTTCAAGTGACGAAAGCTCCCCAAACCAATCAGGCAATGATTTTACTCCAAAACCATCTAGTTCAAGAACTGTTAGGGCAGAGAGGTGCTGAAGTTGCTCGGGCAGAGATTCCCAATGAGGCCATCCACACAGAATTAATTTTGAAAGGGAGGGGAAGTAGGGGTGCGATGGTGGGAGAGCACCAAAGAGGTCTAAGAAGGAATGCAGCTCTGTGGTTTTTGAGAATGGTCCAATTCCCAATTCTCTTAAGCTTGTAAGAGAATAAAGCTTCCCCTTGGGCAAGTCATTTAATTTCTTAGAGTATGGTATGTCCAGGAAAGAGAGAGAAGGTGTTCGGGATAAATGAATTGGAAAGGAGATAAGATTGGGGCATCCCCATATTTCCAATTTCtcaagaggaagaggaggaggagtaTCGGAGAAGAGTGAAGAACAGGAAAGAGAGAGAAGGTGTGGGATGGACAAATGGGTTAACCCGTTGCACATAAAAATTCTTAATTTTCGCAAGGCAGTGAGGTGCTGGTGTGCCCTAGGGATTGAAATCGACTTCAGTGAGTGGCACCTGCAAACATGTAATTCCTCTAAGGATCCACGGCCAACAATACGTAGCTTAGTGAACCCATTCATATTATCAATGGAAAGACTCGTGAGAGTCTTGAAAATATTGGAAATACAAGTCACTATACTTGATCCATTGTTGATGTGCTCAATGTGCAAGTTCTTGAGACATGGAAAATGACTCGGAAAAGTGGCTATCTGGGGACACTTTTTAATCCTCATCGTGTTAAGGACTGGAAACACCACCACTGCTCCATCATGATCTAATGCTTCCACCCAGTCACGCAAATTTAGCATGTTTTCGAGAATGAGATGTTCAAGTGCTGGAAACAATTGACTGCTACCGCCACCATGCACGGTTGATTCGCTATAAAAAGAAGGCCCTATGGTTGTCATGTTGTCGAGTCCTTCCAGGTGAAGATATTTGAGGAAGGGCATGTGTCCAAGAGTTGGTAACTCCTTGCAGTTTCTACAATTTCGCAGTtcaaacttcaccaatttctcaaGTTTTCCGATCCATGTCGAAAGTTGATCACCAAAAAATCTTTCAATTATCAAACCTTTCAAATTTTGGTGAGGTTGCAAGCCTTCCAACACTTGATTGTATTCGATGTCATTCTCTCTCGAACTATCTAACTCATTCCACAATAATTTCAACTCATTAATGTTTGACTTTTCAATCAGATTTGCAGACTCggcttctttctttcttctcaccAATTCAAGATTCCGTATCTCGAGACTTTCACTGAGATTATCTAAACTCTCCAATTGTCCAATTTGTCGACCCGCCTCTTCACCAATATTGAAAAATGGTAATGTTTGGAGAGCATACAACTGTCCGATCGCAAGAGGCATCATATCACTAGATTTATCTCTAGAGAAAAAGTCAAAGTGCCTCAAACTAACCAAATTCTTGAaattgtttggaaaatttgtcAACGATTTGCAATCTCTAACTCTTAACGTCTGCAAATTGTTAAGCTGACAAAGAGACTCTGGTAATGTTTTGATCGGAGTATCTGATGAATCGAGGTACCTTAAATGAGATAACTTGTTGATTGATTCAGGAAACTCCTCGACATCTGATGAAGCTAAGTTTAGCACCCGCAAGGAAGTCAAAGATGAGATCCAACCATCAATATTAATTGATTTGTTCTCCAACAAAAATAATGTTGTTATGTACCTGAAGCTCTCCTCCTGTGGAAATGGTAGTATTTCTTCTCCATCACTTCTCTCCATTGCAAGATACCGAAAAGTCTTGTCATGAAAATCAGCTTCTGTTGACTCTTTCAACCTTAAAGTTTTATGTTCAGAAATGGATTGCACCATATCGTACACAAGACCATTCATTCTACAATTCAAAACATTCCCATAATCATCCTTCTCTCCATCTTGAAACAAGTTACTATCCaacaaaatggtaaaatacTCGTTACCAACTTCCTCCATACACATAttttttcttggatttgaaTGAAGAAATCCTTCTGCCATCCAAAGTTGGATTAGTTGATTCCTTTCCATTTGAAAGCCCCCGGCAAAAATTGAACAATATGCAAGACACTTTTTGAGAGATGGATGTGGAAGACGAGCGAAGCTCAACTTAAGAATTTCAAAAACCTCAATGTATTCACCTCCACCTAAACTTTGAAGCTCACTCTCTAAAATTCGCCATTCATCCGCTCCCTTGTAGCGCAGTGTGCCACCAAGAATGCTTGCAGCTAATGGTAATCCTTGGCATCTTTGCGCAATCTTGAATCCTACATGTTGTAGTCCATTCGGCACCTCCCCAGTGCCAAATGCATTTTCTTTGAGAATGAGCCAACATTGATCATCTGATAATTCTTCCAAGTACCGAAGACCAAAAGAAATTCTCATGATGTGTGCCACTTTTAGGGAACGAGTGGTCACAAGAATCCAGCTCCCCATGGCTTGGCTAATAATACCTTTCAAACATACAAGAAAATCATGCCATAGTGCGGAGTCCTCATTCCAAACATCATC
It contains:
- the LOC113766614 gene encoding putative disease resistance RPP13-like protein 1; translation: MADALLVPTVEVLVQTAINLASEQIGPFPGFMNDFARLWRALRLIGAVLRDAEERQVTNEAVKFWLEELERVTFIAGNLLDDFNFEMNRRRIEIQNQTKRKVCFFFFSRFNSIAFRRKMAKQIREINMELQRINEDAPHLGLVSRVHIERALSPQNRETYSDTIDRSFVGRDDDVSAIVTQLTATDNNETISVLPIVGMGGIGKTALVQKVFNDRKIMQHFDERMWVCVSEDFNADRLFLLMLESLKEPMPEAESREVRVKHLKKLLDGRKYLLVLDDVWNEDSALWHDFLVCLKGIISQAMGSWILVTTRSLKVAHIMRISFGLRYLEELSDDQCWLILKENAFGTGEVPNGLQHVGFKIAQRCQGLPLAASILGGTLRYKGADEWRILESELQSLGGGEYIEVFEILKLSFARLPHPSLKKCLAYCSIFAGGFQMERNQLIQLWMAEGFLHSNPRKNMCMEEVGNEYFTILLDSNLFQDGEKDDYGNVLNCRMNGLVYDMVQSISEHKTLRLKESTEADFHDKTFRYLAMERSDGEEILPFPQEESFRYITTLFLLENKSINIDGWISSLTSLRVLNLASSDVEEFPESINKLSHLRYLDSSDTPIKTLPESLCQLNNLQTLRVRDCKSLTNFPNNFKNLVSLRHFDFFSRDKSSDMMPLAIGQLYALQTLPFFNIGEEAGRQIGQLESLDNLSESLEIRNLELVRRKKEAESANLIEKSNINELKLLWNELDSSRENDIEYNQVLEGLQPHQNLKGLIIERFFGDQLSTWIGKLEKLVKFELRNCRNCKELPTLGHMPFLKYLHLEGLDNMTTIGPSFYSESTVHGGGSSQLFPALEHLILENMLNLRDWVEALDHDGAVVVFPVLNTMRIKKCPQIATFPSHFPCLKNLHIEHINNGSSATH